TCATAAAAATAATCTGTTTCAAACCATCCATTTGCCTTAAAGTATTCATAGTCCGCCGGCAGGCCGGTACCGCTTTTGTGTGAAGTACGCACAAACCTGAATATCATCAGTTCCTTTATCCCGGGCGCCGGCATTTCCGGATTTGTAAGCAGCTCATGAAACTGGTTAGCTGCTTTGGCTGTTTCCAAAGCAATTGTTTGCTGCTGAGCGGCAGTAGGCTCACCTTTAAGAGGTGTAGTAACCCCTACTCCCCGGCAAAGCTTGAAACCCCAAAACTGGGCCACAGACCCCAGGTACTTCAGCACCTCTTTATCACCATATACTCCCTGAGTCACAATCGGCATAAAGGTTTTTCCGAAAAAACATGGCCGGTGGAAGACATATGCCATACGGTCCAACAGGATTTTCAGCTGTGCAGGTACCTGCAGGGAATATACCGGTGCGGCAAAAACTACTCCATCTGATTCCATCAGCGTTTTTGAAACTGCTTTAAGGTCATCGTGCAAAGGGCAGTACTCTTCGCCTTTCTCCAGACAGATGCCACATCCCCGGCATAGCTGCAGGTTGAGATCATTCAAAAATATATATTCAAAATCCACTTCCCCATGCTTCTTTAATTCGTCTGCAAAGGTTTTAACCACCCGGTAGGTCTGCCCTTTATGGGGACTACCGACAACAGCCGTAATCTTCATCAATTAAACCCCCCTCAATTTATTCCATCATACATTCTGACGTTTCAAACCGTTATCTGTACTCCATTCCTTCTTGATATTTTTCATGAAACTGACCAGTACCATTAGGGTAATTACAATCATGGGTACTGCAGTAATAACAGTAACAGTTTGTACCGGCTTAAACTGATCCAAAGATACCAGGGCAAGTGTTAATCCCCCCATGGCTATGGACCAGAAAACCCTGTTCCACCCAGCCGGTTCTTCATAGCCGCTTAGTTCCTTAGTAGAGACCATGGCCATTGAATATACAGATGCATTAACCACAGTAGCCATGCTGATGTAAGCAAGTACAGTCAATACAAACAACATTACCCGACCAAAGGGCAGTGTACCCCAAATTGCCACAGATGCCGCGGCGGGGCCGCTCTTATCCAGTATTTCTGCAATCGGGACCAGGTTGTTGTAATAAACATCCAGCATATGGCTGGAAAATATCCCAAAGAACAACCACGCACCTAAGGTGCTGGAAGCAACCGTA
This DNA window, taken from Phosphitispora fastidiosa, encodes the following:
- a CDS encoding flavodoxin family protein; this translates as MKITAVVGSPHKGQTYRVVKTFADELKKHGEVDFEYIFLNDLNLQLCRGCGICLEKGEEYCPLHDDLKAVSKTLMESDGVVFAAPVYSLQVPAQLKILLDRMAYVFHRPCFFGKTFMPIVTQGVYGDKEVLKYLGSVAQFWGFKLCRGVGVTTPLKGEPTAAQQQTIALETAKAANQFHELLTNPEMPAPGIKELMIFRFVRTSHKSGTGLPADYEYFKANGWFETDYFYETKLGLIKRAIGWWADRQSAKQGEKTRKQQAELV